A stretch of the Vitis riparia cultivar Riparia Gloire de Montpellier isolate 1030 chromosome 13, EGFV_Vit.rip_1.0, whole genome shotgun sequence genome encodes the following:
- the LOC117928248 gene encoding stellacyanin-like, which yields MASKQLAALAIFAIVLPAVAMATEFTVGDDQGWTINFNYEAWAKDKVFHVGDKLVFKYTAGRHNVFKVNGTAFTNCTIPPANEALTTGNDVITLATPGRKWYICGVNDHCANYGQKLAITVLEAWVSPASAPSTPAASAPSTPAAPAPSTPQHQPPPPPQHQPPPPPQHQHPVLLMGSRCLGISC from the exons ATGGCTTCTAAACAGTTAGCTGCCCTTGCAATCTTCGCAATTGTTCTTCCTGCTGTGGCCATGGCAACTGAGTTTACTGTTGGAGATGATCAAGGTTGGACCATTAATTTCAACTATGAAGCCTGGGCCAAGGacaaagtctttcatgttgGCGATAAACTAG TCTTCAAATACACGGCGGGAAGGCACAATGTCTTCAAAGTTAACGGTACTGCCTTCACGAACTGCACTATACCACCAGCAAATGAGGCTCTTACCACTGGAAATGATGTGATTACACTGGCCACCCCTGGAAGGAAGTGGTATATTTGTGGTGTGAACGACCATTGTGCCAACTATGGACAGAAGCTTGCCATCACTGTGCTGGAAGCGTGGGTGTCTCCTGCATCAGCCCCCTCCACCCCCGCAGCATCAGCTCCCTCCACCCCTGCAGCGCCAGCCCCCTCCACCCCGCAGCACCAGCCCCCTCCACCCCCGCAGCACCAGCCCCCTCCACCCCCGCAGCACCAGCACCCAGTTCTGCTTATGGGATCTCGGTGTCTGGGTATCAGCTGCTGA
- the LOC117928006 gene encoding annexin D4-like, translating into MDPPNDFEALTNAFSGFGVDEDSMVSILGKWHSQHLESFRKRTPKFFLEDERLFERWDDHHIACLTKEFLRFKDIVVQWIMHPWERDARLVHEAITKGPQAYGLLIEIACTRSSEELLAARKAYQSLFNQSIEDVASRHEGIERKLLVALVSSYRYEGSQVNEGIARSEATTLAIAVKNVDKKNPIEDDGIVRILTTRSKLHLKVVDKYYKEIYGKNIDEDLDTLMSLKETLQCLCNPQAYFSKVLNDAFKDDADENTKEALT; encoded by the exons atgGATCCTCCAAATGACTTTGAAGCTCTCACCAATGCTTTCTCAG gATTTGGAGTTGATGAGGATTCCATGGTATCGATCCTAGGAAAGTGGCATTCGCAGCACTTGGAATCCTTTAGAAAGAGAACTCCTAAATTCTTCTTGGAGGATGAACGTCTTTTTGAGAGGTGGGATGATCACCATATTGCATGCTTAACGAAAGAATTTCTGCGGTTTAAG gATATTGTGGTGCAATGGATCATGCATCCTTGGGAAAGGGATGCTCGTTTGGTGCATGAGGCTATTACTAAGGGTCCTCAAGCATATGGCTTGCTCATTGAGATTGCATGCACAAGATCATCAGAAGAGCTGCTTGCAGCTAGGAAAGCTTATCAATCCCTCTTCAACCAATCGATCGAGGATGTTGCTTCCCGACATGAAGGCATCGAACGCAAG CTCCTAGTAGCCCTTGTGAGTTCGTATAGATATGAAGGGTCGCAAGTTAATGAGGGGATTGCTAGATCAGAGGCCACGACACTTGCAATTGCGGTTAAGAATGTTGATAAGAAGAACCCAATTGAAGATGATGGTATAGTGAGGATTCTAACAACAAGGAGTAAGCTCCATCTCAAGGTAGTGGACAAGTACTATAAAGAGATTTATGGCAAAAATATAGATGAG GATCTTGACACTTTAATGAGTTTGAAGGAGACACTTCAGTGCCTATGCAATCCCCAAGCATATTTCAGTAAG GTCTTAAATGATGCATTCAAAGATGATGCAGATGAGAATACCAAAGAAGCCCTAACTTGA